A DNA window from Actinokineospora baliensis contains the following coding sequences:
- a CDS encoding GNAT family N-acetyltransferase produces MPLPPFPIKTRRLVLRPYGPEDADQLYRAQSREDVTQYLYWGPRTREEAEAALADRMTRTALTAEGDRVILAVDLAETGELLGEVHLAWVSEEHRTVEIGYIFHPDHAGRGYATEAAAQLVRTAFDDLDMHRVIARLDADNAASTRLLERLGMRKEAHFVRNEFVRGRWADEAVYAMLASEWPSAQVAEPFVRGLPGHA; encoded by the coding sequence GTGCCGCTCCCGCCGTTTCCGATCAAGACCCGCCGACTCGTTTTGCGCCCCTACGGCCCAGAAGACGCCGACCAGCTCTACCGCGCCCAGTCGCGCGAAGACGTGACGCAGTACCTCTACTGGGGTCCGCGCACGCGCGAAGAGGCCGAGGCGGCGCTGGCCGACCGGATGACGCGAACCGCGCTGACCGCCGAGGGCGACCGCGTGATCCTCGCCGTGGACCTGGCCGAGACCGGCGAGCTGCTGGGCGAGGTGCACCTGGCCTGGGTCAGCGAGGAGCACCGGACCGTCGAGATCGGCTACATCTTCCACCCCGACCACGCGGGCCGCGGCTACGCCACGGAGGCGGCCGCCCAGCTGGTGCGGACCGCGTTCGACGACCTCGACATGCACCGGGTGATCGCGCGGCTCGACGCCGACAACGCGGCCTCGACGCGGCTGCTCGAACGGCTGGGGATGCGCAAGGAGGCGCACTTCGTGCGCAACGAGTTCGTCCGCGGCCGGTGGGCCGATGAGGCCGTCTACGCGATGCTGGCCAGCGAGTGGCCCTCAGCCCAGGTCGCGGAACCGTTCGTGCGCGGCCTGCCTGGTCACGCCTAA
- a CDS encoding nucleotidyltransferase family protein, translating into MHELVAARLPQIEDLCRRTGVRRLDLFGSALGVHFNPATSDVDVLVEFVDGPEFDAFFSLKEGLEALLGRPVDVVTTAGLRNPYFRQQVLETRETLYAAACGPLA; encoded by the coding sequence GTGCACGAGCTCGTCGCGGCCAGGTTGCCGCAGATCGAAGACCTCTGCCGCCGGACCGGGGTCCGCAGGCTCGACCTGTTCGGTTCAGCGCTCGGCGTGCACTTCAACCCCGCCACCAGCGATGTCGACGTCCTCGTCGAGTTCGTCGACGGCCCCGAGTTCGACGCCTTCTTCTCGCTCAAGGAGGGCCTTGAGGCCCTGCTCGGACGCCCGGTGGACGTCGTGACCACCGCTGGTCTGCGGAACCCGTACTTCCGGCAGCAGGTGCTGGAAACAAGGGAGACGCTCTATGCCGCCGCGTGCGGCCCGCTGGCGTGA
- a CDS encoding Prokaryotic metallothionein codes for MAICDTCGNDYWMAFEVRTVSGQVYTFDCFECAATKLAPVCEHCSCRILGHGVEVEGRFYCCAHCARSVDERLGERIRDAVGAHPG; via the coding sequence ATGGCGATCTGCGACACCTGCGGCAATGACTACTGGATGGCGTTCGAGGTGCGGACGGTCAGCGGGCAGGTCTACACCTTCGACTGCTTCGAGTGCGCGGCGACGAAGCTGGCGCCGGTGTGCGAGCACTGCTCGTGTCGGATCCTGGGGCACGGGGTGGAGGTCGAGGGCCGGTTCTACTGCTGCGCGCACTGCGCCAGGTCGGTCGACGAGCGGTTGGGGGAGCGGATTCGGGATGCGGTGGGGGCGCACCCCGGGTGA
- a CDS encoding SH3 domain-containing protein produces MLLPKGTLLVGGGIVAVAIIYSMGVEPPNGESAPTSGVGGCRVAVTADVLNVRAKPEAAAEIVGKFKSGAESDADKLVQNGYRKLGENRWASNEFLKPLEGRDCG; encoded by the coding sequence GTGTTGCTGCCCAAGGGCACCCTGCTCGTCGGCGGTGGCATCGTCGCCGTCGCGATCATCTACTCGATGGGGGTCGAGCCGCCCAACGGCGAGTCGGCGCCGACCAGTGGCGTGGGCGGGTGCCGGGTGGCGGTCACCGCTGACGTGCTCAACGTGCGGGCCAAGCCGGAAGCGGCGGCGGAGATCGTGGGCAAGTTCAAGAGCGGCGCCGAGAGCGACGCGGACAAGCTCGTGCAGAACGGGTACCGCAAGCTCGGCGAGAACCGCTGGGCGTCCAACGAGTTCCTCAAGCCGCTCGAAGGTCGCGACTGCGGCTAG
- a CDS encoding S8 family peptidase, with translation MHRRSRLRLLGAAVVLATAATGLATAAGQASAAPAAPAAAAAGGAHFVVLGDEGRNLGQVERAVRAAGGTVLKSWPQIGVVIATSTSADFATVVRGKQGVRGAGATRNLAELATTPPAARIAAAQGNAKTLEATEAVVTNGGKGNPTDPGDPLTVNQWNLKSIKADQAHARSGGSPNVVVGVLDSGIEATHPDLAPNIDASRSVGCTNEGVPDTSPAAWAPTTSDHGTHVAGIIAAAKNGVGVVGVAPNVKLASVKVVDDEGYIYPEYAICGFVWAAEKGIHVTNNSYFIDPWFLWCRTDADQRAVITAVTRAVNYSAHRGVVNVAALGNSNWDLSHDITDSGSPNNGTPVTRETGPECLNLPSEIDGVVGVSSTGVKNEKSYFSNYGITETDVAAPGGDRMQIPTTPDANGRVLSTVVGGAWGYKQGTSMASPHAAGVVALIRSTHRNWPAPLVIGALHVGADRQACPSGVYDPDGTGAWLATCEGGRSGRGFYGSGLIDALAAVR, from the coding sequence GTGCACAGACGTTCCCGACTCCGCCTGCTCGGCGCCGCGGTGGTGCTCGCCACCGCCGCGACCGGTCTGGCGACCGCCGCGGGTCAGGCCAGCGCGGCCCCCGCGGCCCCGGCAGCGGCCGCGGCGGGGGGTGCCCACTTCGTCGTCCTCGGCGACGAGGGCCGCAACCTCGGCCAGGTCGAGCGCGCGGTGCGCGCCGCGGGCGGCACCGTGCTCAAGAGCTGGCCGCAGATCGGCGTCGTCATCGCCACCTCGACCAGCGCCGACTTCGCCACCGTCGTGCGCGGCAAGCAGGGCGTCCGCGGCGCGGGCGCGACCCGCAACCTCGCCGAGCTGGCCACCACCCCGCCCGCGGCGCGCATCGCCGCCGCGCAGGGCAACGCCAAGACGCTGGAGGCGACCGAGGCGGTCGTCACCAACGGCGGCAAGGGCAACCCGACCGACCCGGGTGACCCGCTGACGGTCAACCAGTGGAACCTCAAGTCCATCAAGGCCGACCAGGCGCACGCCCGCTCCGGCGGCAGCCCCAACGTCGTCGTCGGCGTGCTCGACTCCGGCATCGAGGCCACCCACCCCGACCTCGCCCCCAACATCGACGCGTCCCGCTCGGTGGGCTGCACCAACGAGGGCGTGCCGGACACCTCCCCGGCCGCCTGGGCGCCGACCACCAGCGACCACGGCACCCACGTCGCGGGCATCATCGCCGCGGCCAAGAACGGTGTCGGCGTCGTCGGCGTCGCGCCCAACGTCAAGCTGGCCTCGGTGAAGGTCGTCGACGACGAGGGCTACATCTACCCCGAGTACGCGATCTGCGGGTTCGTGTGGGCCGCCGAGAAGGGCATCCACGTCACGAACAACTCGTACTTCATCGACCCGTGGTTCCTGTGGTGCCGCACCGACGCCGACCAGCGCGCCGTGATCACCGCCGTGACCCGCGCGGTGAACTACTCGGCGCACCGCGGCGTGGTCAACGTCGCCGCGCTCGGCAACAGCAACTGGGACCTCTCGCACGACATCACCGACTCCGGCAGCCCGAACAACGGCACCCCGGTGACCCGCGAGACCGGCCCCGAATGCCTCAACCTGCCCAGCGAGATCGACGGCGTGGTCGGCGTGTCCTCGACCGGTGTGAAGAACGAGAAGTCCTACTTCTCCAACTACGGCATCACCGAGACCGACGTGGCCGCCCCCGGCGGTGACCGGATGCAGATCCCGACCACCCCCGACGCCAACGGCCGCGTGCTCTCGACCGTCGTCGGTGGCGCGTGGGGCTACAAGCAGGGCACCTCGATGGCGTCCCCGCACGCCGCCGGTGTGGTCGCGCTGATCCGCTCCACGCACCGCAACTGGCCCGCCCCGCTGGTCATCGGCGCCCTGCACGTCGGTGCCGACCGCCAGGCGTGCCCCAGCGGCGTGTACGACCCGGATGGCACCGGCGCTTGGCTGGCCACCTGCGAGGGTGGTCGCTCCGGTCGCGGGTTCTACGGCTCGGGTCTGATCGACGCCCTGGCCGCTGTTCGCTAG
- a CDS encoding metal-dependent hydrolase, whose product MSTGPTHAMSGLAAWAAVTALAEGTAIGSLSAKGWLVGAVLATGAALLPDLDHPESTVSSTFGPVTQAASKIFNTISRGIYKVTRTKRDSKREGGHRGFTHTLVFALIATVVTTAIIQTSRSWALPVLMFFFSGLAVRGIMHKWCPRNDALWITGTALLLTYACLKWTDQTTADAAACGVAVGIGCIAHYLGDAITEQGCPILWPVPIAWKTWYPVAPPKFLRMRTGGRVEMALVGPALTVVAVWMSAVALQRTGVLPMLDGVPLTPWAM is encoded by the coding sequence GTGTCGACCGGTCCTACGCACGCCATGAGCGGGCTCGCCGCGTGGGCCGCGGTCACCGCGCTCGCCGAGGGCACCGCCATCGGCAGCCTGTCGGCCAAGGGCTGGCTGGTCGGGGCCGTCCTGGCCACCGGGGCGGCGCTGTTACCCGACCTCGACCACCCGGAGTCGACCGTCTCGTCGACCTTCGGGCCGGTGACCCAGGCCGCGTCGAAGATCTTCAACACCATCAGCCGCGGCATCTACAAGGTGACCAGGACCAAGCGGGACTCCAAGCGCGAGGGCGGGCACCGCGGCTTCACCCACACGCTGGTGTTCGCGCTGATCGCGACCGTGGTGACCACCGCGATCATCCAGACCAGCCGGTCGTGGGCGCTGCCGGTGCTGATGTTCTTCTTCAGCGGGCTCGCGGTGCGCGGGATCATGCACAAGTGGTGCCCGCGCAACGACGCGCTGTGGATCACCGGGACGGCGCTGCTGCTCACCTACGCCTGCCTGAAGTGGACCGACCAGACCACCGCCGACGCCGCGGCCTGCGGGGTCGCGGTCGGCATCGGCTGCATCGCGCACTACCTCGGTGACGCGATCACCGAGCAGGGCTGCCCGATCCTGTGGCCCGTACCGATCGCCTGGAAGACCTGGTACCCGGTCGCCCCGCCGAAGTTCCTGCGGATGCGCACCGGCGGCCGGGTCGAGATGGCCCTGGTCGGCCCCGCGCTGACCGTGGTCGCGGTGTGGATGTCCGCGGTCGCGCTGCAGCGGACCGGAGTGCTGCCGATGCTCGACGGGGTGCCGCTCACACCGTGGGCCATGTAG
- a CDS encoding exodeoxyribonuclease III, with protein sequence MLTVATVNVNGLRAAAKKGFLEWLAATEADVVCLQEVRSPVDELPAEFSEGWHAVHAESTLLRGRNGVAVYSREAPEATRVGFGVPEFEASGRYVEAWFPGVVVGSVYLPSGEVGTLRQDQKERFMETFLPYLVELRAKAAADGREVLVCGDWNIAHQEIDLKAWKANRKNAGFTPGERAWMGKLFTEAGYRDVLRQLHPEGPGPYTWWSYRGKAFDNDSGWRIDLHVATPRLADRTTTIAVERPASYDARWTDHAPVTAVYNWPPTD encoded by the coding sequence GTGCTGACTGTCGCCACCGTCAACGTGAACGGGCTGCGTGCTGCCGCCAAGAAGGGCTTCCTGGAGTGGCTCGCCGCCACCGAGGCCGACGTCGTCTGCCTGCAGGAGGTGCGCTCCCCGGTCGACGAGCTGCCCGCGGAGTTCAGCGAGGGCTGGCACGCGGTGCACGCCGAGTCGACGCTGCTGCGCGGGCGCAACGGGGTCGCGGTGTACTCGCGGGAAGCGCCCGAGGCCACCCGGGTCGGCTTCGGCGTCCCCGAGTTCGAGGCCAGCGGCCGCTACGTCGAGGCGTGGTTCCCCGGCGTGGTCGTCGGCAGCGTCTACCTGCCCAGCGGCGAGGTCGGCACGCTGCGGCAGGACCAGAAGGAACGCTTCATGGAGACGTTCCTGCCGTACCTGGTGGAACTGCGCGCCAAGGCCGCCGCCGACGGCCGTGAGGTCCTGGTCTGCGGCGACTGGAACATCGCGCACCAGGAGATCGACCTCAAGGCGTGGAAGGCCAACCGAAAGAACGCGGGCTTCACCCCCGGCGAACGCGCCTGGATGGGCAAGCTGTTCACCGAAGCCGGCTACCGCGACGTCCTGCGCCAACTGCACCCCGAGGGCCCCGGCCCGTACACGTGGTGGTCCTACCGCGGCAAAGCCTTCGACAACGACTCCGGCTGGCGCATCGACCTCCACGTCGCCACCCCCCGCCTCGCCGACCGCACCACCACCATCGCCGTCGAACGCCCCGCCAGCTACGACGCCCGCTGGACCGACCACGCCCCGGTCACGGCTGTCTACAACTGGCCGCCGACCGACTGA
- a CDS encoding fibronectin type III domain-containing protein yields MEFGSARRRAATAIGAVAALVATGVLVGSGTGAAAPREITLNYTCPFPLIGTQQVKVTVKGDIPTELPLGTPSPEFVIDTVSNAGPTATQGMNLIGAVTIEGSAVANTELVMPGLTLPLEVPATVPVQPVPPTGQDFIVNATGRAPSITAPQVGTVRIFIKDLLLRLTPKKPDGTAPLGTFDSACSQVAGQNNLFAEIAITAPGDTQAPTAPSNPRVTDVAQNSVTLAWDAASDNVAVTGYDVYRGAILAASVTGTSATVDGLTADTEYTFTVRAKDAAGNTSPASAAVKARTSPAPDTTAPSAPGGLRSTGTTQTSVALAWDTASDNIGVTGYDVYQGATLATSVTGTSATVEGLTADTEYTFTVRAKDAAGNVSAASPAVTARTSAAPDTTAPSTPSGLRSTGTSQTTIDLTWDAATDNIGVTAYDIYQGATLAKSVTGTSATIDGLTADTEYSFTVRAKDAAGNTSPASAALTVRTQSTPDTTAPTAPSNLRSTSTTATSISLTWAPATDNVGVTAYEVFEGTTTVATTSDTTTTITGLTPNTEHTYTVRAKDSAGNISPASAPLNVRTQPAPDTTAPTAPSNLRSTGTTPTSITLAWDPATDNVGVTGYQVFEGSTPIATTTDTTTTITGLTPDTEHTYTVKAKDAAGNTSPASAPLKARTQPAPDTTAPTAPGNLRSTGTTPTSITLTWDPATDNVGVTGYQVFEGNTPIATTTDTTTTITGLTPDTEHTYTVKAKDAAGNASPASTPLTARTQSTPDTTAPSAPNNLRSTGTTDTSVSLAWDPATDNVGVVGYDLYRGATLATSVVGTSVTVSGLAADTEYSFTVKAKDAAGNVSAASAAVTARTKPTTGPPVVKYGYDLTGTGKLRALDGSLPLTGGIDAQVVLATGAVDATLALNPTTGRFRLWGLVPVTAQVRFEQVGLTTGTLAGGALSTVSNVVVKLPKVSVLGFPISASQGCQTSTPARIPLKSKPGFDPIQGGKLSGTYTLPALTGCGPLTPLLSGLVAGPGNTLEITLKASR; encoded by the coding sequence GTGGAATTCGGAAGCGCACGACGGAGAGCGGCCACCGCCATCGGCGCGGTCGCCGCGCTGGTGGCCACCGGGGTGCTGGTCGGCTCCGGGACCGGAGCGGCGGCACCGCGGGAGATCACGCTCAACTACACCTGCCCGTTCCCGCTGATCGGCACCCAGCAGGTCAAGGTGACGGTCAAGGGCGACATCCCGACCGAACTGCCGCTGGGCACGCCGTCCCCGGAGTTCGTGATCGACACCGTGTCCAACGCGGGCCCGACCGCCACCCAGGGCATGAACCTGATCGGCGCGGTCACCATCGAGGGCAGCGCGGTCGCCAACACCGAACTGGTCATGCCCGGGTTGACCCTGCCGCTGGAGGTCCCCGCGACCGTGCCGGTGCAACCGGTCCCCCCAACCGGCCAGGACTTCATCGTCAACGCCACCGGCCGGGCCCCGTCGATCACGGCACCGCAGGTGGGGACGGTGCGGATCTTCATCAAGGACCTGCTGCTGCGCCTGACCCCGAAGAAACCGGACGGCACAGCACCACTGGGCACCTTCGACTCGGCGTGCTCGCAGGTGGCCGGGCAGAACAACCTGTTCGCGGAGATCGCGATCACCGCACCGGGGGACACGCAGGCACCGACCGCGCCGAGCAACCCCAGGGTCACCGACGTAGCCCAGAACAGTGTCACCCTCGCGTGGGACGCAGCCTCGGACAACGTCGCCGTCACCGGCTACGACGTCTACCGGGGGGCGATCCTGGCCGCTTCCGTCACCGGGACCTCGGCGACGGTCGACGGGCTGACCGCGGACACGGAGTACACCTTCACGGTGCGCGCAAAGGACGCTGCCGGCAATACTTCACCGGCGAGTGCCGCGGTGAAAGCCCGGACTTCCCCGGCTCCGGACACGACAGCACCGAGTGCGCCTGGCGGCTTGCGGTCGACCGGAACGACCCAAACGAGTGTCGCTCTCGCGTGGGACACGGCCTCAGACAACATCGGCGTCACCGGCTACGACGTCTACCAGGGAGCGACCCTAGCCACATCCGTCACCGGCACTTCAGCGACGGTTGAGGGACTGACCGCAGATACGGAGTACACCTTCACAGTGCGCGCGAAGGACGCCGCAGGCAACGTATCCGCCGCGAGCCCAGCGGTGACAGCCCGAACCTCGGCAGCTCCAGACACGACCGCACCAAGCACCCCCAGCGGCCTTCGCTCAACCGGCACCTCCCAGACCACCATCGACCTAACCTGGGACGCAGCCACAGACAACATCGGCGTCACCGCCTACGACATCTACCAAGGCGCGACACTGGCCAAGTCGGTCACCGGAACCTCGGCAACCATCGACGGCCTCACCGCAGACACCGAGTACTCATTCACCGTCCGCGCCAAGGACGCCGCAGGAAACACCTCCCCCGCAAGTGCGGCTCTAACAGTCCGCACCCAGTCCACCCCAGACACCACAGCCCCGACAGCGCCGAGCAATCTGCGCTCCACCAGCACGACCGCAACCTCAATTTCCCTAACCTGGGCCCCGGCGACCGACAACGTCGGCGTCACCGCCTACGAAGTATTCGAAGGAACCACAACCGTCGCCACCACCAGCGACACCACCACAACCATCACCGGCCTAACCCCCAACACCGAACACACCTACACCGTCCGGGCAAAGGACTCCGCAGGAAACATCTCCCCGGCGAGCGCGCCACTCAACGTCCGCACCCAACCCGCCCCAGACACCACAGCACCCACCGCTCCCAGCAACCTGCGCTCCACCGGCACAACGCCCACGTCGATCACCCTGGCCTGGGACCCCGCCACCGACAACGTCGGCGTCACCGGCTACCAGGTCTTCGAAGGCAGCACACCAATCGCCACAACCACGGACACCACCACAACCATCACCGGACTAACCCCAGACACCGAACACACCTACACCGTCAAAGCGAAAGACGCCGCAGGAAACACTTCCCCGGCGAGCGCACCACTCAAGGCCCGCACCCAACCCGCACCAGACACCACCGCGCCTACCGCCCCAGGCAACCTACGCTCGACTGGCACCACGCCAACCTCGATCACCCTGACCTGGGACCCCGCCACCGACAACGTCGGCGTCACCGGCTACCAGGTCTTCGAAGGCAACACACCAATCGCCACAACCACGGACACCACCACAACCATCACCGGACTAACCCCAGACACCGAACACACCTACACCGTCAAAGCGAAAGACGCCGCAGGAAACGCCTCTCCCGCAAGCACACCGCTCACCGCCCGCACCCAGTCCACACCGGACACCACAGCACCCAGCGCCCCGAACAACCTGCGCTCCACCGGCACCACCGATACCTCGGTATCCCTGGCCTGGGACCCCGCCACTGACAACGTCGGCGTCGTCGGCTACGACCTCTACCGCGGGGCAACACTTGCGACGAGTGTCGTAGGGACTTCGGTGACGGTGTCCGGGTTGGCCGCTGATACCGAGTACTCCTTCACCGTCAAGGCGAAGGACGCGGCGGGGAATGTTTCGGCGGCTAGTGCAGCGGTCACGGCGAGGACCAAGCCGACCACTGGGCCGCCGGTGGTCAAGTACGGCTACGACCTCACCGGTACCGGCAAGCTCCGCGCGCTCGACGGCTCCCTCCCGCTCACCGGCGGGATCGACGCCCAGGTCGTGCTCGCCACCGGGGCCGTCGACGCCACGTTGGCGCTCAACCCGACCACTGGGCGGTTCCGGTTGTGGGGGCTGGTGCCGGTCACCGCGCAGGTGCGGTTCGAGCAGGTCGGGTTGACCACCGGGACGCTGGCGGGTGGTGCGCTGAGCACGGTGTCGAACGTGGTGGTGAAACTGCCGAAGGTGAGCGTGCTCGGGTTCCCGATCAGCGCGAGCCAGGGCTGCCAGACCTCGACCCCCGCGCGGATCCCGCTCAAGTCCAAGCCCGGCTTCGACCCCATCCAGGGCGGCAAGCTGTCCGGCACCTACACCCTGCCCGCGCTGACGGGCTGCGGTCCGCTGACCCCGCTGCTCAGCGGCCTCGTCGCCGGGCCGGGCAACACCCTGGAGATCACCCTGAAAGCCAGCCGCTGA
- a CDS encoding NADP-dependent isocitrate dehydrogenase, producing the protein MAKIKVQGKVVELDGDEMTRIIWQFIKDKLIHPYLDVDLEYYDLGIEHRDATDDQVTIDAANAIKQHGVGVKCATITPDEARVEEFGLKKMWVSPNGTIRNILGGVVFREPIIISNIPRLVPGWTKPIIIGRHAHGDQYKATNFKVPGAGELTITFTPADGSEPVKHVVANYGPDGGVAMGMYNFTKSIEDFARASFSYGLQRDYPVYMSTKNTILKAYDGAFKDIFQAVFDAEFKAEFDAKGLTYEHRLIDDMVAAAMKWEGGYVWACKNYDGDVQSDTVAQGFGSLGLMTSVLSTPDGRTVEAEAAHGTVTRHYRQHQAGKPTSTNPIASIYAWTRGLAHRGKLDSTPEVTGFAETLERVVIETVESGRMTKDLALLVSKDQEWQTTEEFLATLDENLQKAAG; encoded by the coding sequence ATGGCCAAGATCAAGGTCCAGGGGAAGGTCGTCGAACTCGACGGCGACGAGATGACCCGGATCATCTGGCAGTTCATCAAGGACAAGCTGATCCACCCCTACCTGGACGTGGACCTGGAGTACTACGACCTGGGCATCGAGCACCGCGACGCCACCGACGACCAGGTGACGATCGACGCCGCCAACGCCATCAAGCAGCACGGGGTCGGCGTCAAGTGCGCCACCATCACCCCGGACGAGGCGCGGGTCGAGGAGTTCGGCCTCAAGAAGATGTGGGTCTCGCCCAACGGCACCATCCGCAACATCCTCGGCGGCGTGGTCTTCCGCGAGCCGATCATCATCTCCAACATCCCGCGCCTGGTGCCCGGCTGGACCAAGCCGATCATCATCGGCCGCCACGCGCACGGCGACCAGTACAAGGCCACCAACTTCAAGGTCCCCGGCGCCGGTGAGCTGACCATCACCTTCACCCCGGCGGACGGCTCCGAGCCGGTCAAGCACGTGGTGGCCAACTACGGCCCCGACGGCGGCGTCGCGATGGGCATGTACAACTTCACCAAGTCCATCGAGGACTTCGCGCGGGCCTCCTTCTCGTACGGCCTGCAGCGGGACTACCCGGTGTACATGTCGACGAAGAACACCATCCTCAAGGCCTACGACGGTGCCTTCAAGGACATCTTCCAGGCCGTCTTCGACGCCGAGTTCAAGGCCGAGTTCGACGCCAAGGGCCTCACCTACGAGCACCGCCTGATCGACGACATGGTCGCCGCCGCGATGAAGTGGGAGGGCGGCTACGTCTGGGCCTGCAAGAACTACGACGGCGACGTCCAGTCCGACACCGTCGCCCAGGGCTTCGGCTCCCTCGGCCTGATGACCTCGGTCCTGTCGACGCCCGACGGCCGCACCGTCGAGGCCGAGGCCGCGCACGGCACGGTCACCCGGCACTACCGCCAGCACCAGGCGGGCAAGCCGACCTCGACCAACCCGATCGCGTCCATCTACGCCTGGACCCGCGGTCTGGCCCACCGCGGCAAGCTCGACAGCACGCCCGAGGTCACCGGCTTCGCCGAGACCCTGGAGCGCGTGGTCATCGAGACCGTGGAGAGCGGCCGCATGACCAAGGACCTGGCGCTGCTGGTCAGCAAGGATCAGGAGTGGCAGACCACCGAGGAGTTCCTCGCGACCCTCGACGAGAACCTGCAGAAGGCCGCTGGCTGA